Genomic window (Marinobacter fonticola):
GCCAGGGTTCCGAGTACCTCAAGGCCCATTTTGAACGTCAGGACCCTGCCGCCTCAGATGACGCCGGCGCCCGACAGCAACTGGAACGCGCTGAAGCCTCTCTCTATACCAATTTTTCCGAGCAACTCCAGAAAGCGTACAAGGATCACTATATCGCTCCGGCAGGCGATATTGAGGCCTCGGGCCACGAACTGAGCTGGCACATTTTTCCTCTCATCGGCGGCGAAAATTTCCTGCGGGGCATTCCCGATTTTGCACTGGCCCTGGTTCAGAAGAAACAGGACCGGGCCGAGCATTTGCTTCTGGTGAATCCAATTACCGGGGAAGAATACTCTGCCAGTCGCGGACATGGTGCCGCCTTGAATAGCCGCCGAATCCGCATGAGCGGCTCCCAGCAAATGGCCAAGGCCACGGTTTCGACAAACGTGTTGAACTTTACACGCGAAACCGACGAGCCCTTGGTCTGGGGCGAACTGATCAGCACCCTTGCCTGGGAGTCGGCACAGGTGCGTACCTGCGGTTGCGTTCTGCTGGACTTAGCGCGCGTCAGCGCCGGCCACCTGGATAGCGTTGTTCTGTTCCGCCCGACAGCGGTTGAGTTATCGCTGGGCTTGCTGCTGACTCACGAAACCGGAGGACTGTCCGGCGACTTCGCGGGCAATCCGTCCAGCCAGGGAAGCCACCAACTGGTCATCGCCAATCCCAAGCTGTTCAAGGATGTCCTGAAGACCCTGCATCCGTTCCGCGGAAGACTGCCTCGCTAATGCAAGCAGCCCTGTCTGTGCTCCCAAGCTGGTAGCCCACACGCAAGAAAGGCCGCAAAAAGCGGCCTTTCTTTTGGTCAACGTATTATAACGGGAATCGTGCGTCAGTCCGGAAACGGGGCAGCCCTGCTGGCTGCTCCGACGGTGCCCCTGGGCATCACATCCGGTTGAGCCACTCCGGCGGCTGCTCTTCCTCTTCCTGTCCGGCTGCGCCTTCTTTCGGCGGGACTATCAGGTCGTCTCGCGTCACACCAAGCACAATTAACAGATTCGCCGATACATAGATAGAAGAATAGGTACCCACAATAATCCCGATGATCAAAGCCACGGAGAAATTGTGGATGGCCTCGCCACCCAGGAAATAAAGCGACAATAGTACCGCCAGCGTGGTGCCGGAAGTGTTCAGTGTTCGACTTAAAGTCTCGGTGATGGAGTGGTTCACCACCTCTTCCGTCGTACCCGTGCGTAGCTTGCGGAAGTTCTCCCGGATACGGTCAGACACGATAATCGTATCGTTCAGCGAGTAACCGATAACCGCCAGCAGGGCCGCAAGCACGCTTAGATCGAACGTCCATTGGAACAGAGAGAAGATCCCGAGAACCACGATAACGTCGTGGGCCAATGGCAATACCGAAGCAACACCGAACTTGAACTGGAAACGCATCCCAACGTAAATCAGCACGACGAACAGTGCCAGCAAAAGCCCCAGCCCGCTGTCTTCCTTCAACTGGTCGCCGACTTGCGATCCGACGAATTCGGCTCGAACCATGTCTAGATTGTCACCGGCTGCTCTGAGGTCTCCCGTAATGCGAGACGCCAGCTCGTCGTCGAAATCCTGGCGCAGACGGACCAGCACGGAGGTTTCGTCGCCAAAATTCTGCACCACGAATTCATCGTAGCCCGCCTCATCCAGCGTCTGGCGGACGTCTTCGAGCGACGGCGCCTGTTCGTAGGAAAACTCGACAGACGTGCCGCCCGTAAAGTCCAAGCCGAGATTCAAGCCGTTAATCGCCAGGATCACTATGGAAAGCGCGACGGATGCCAGGGACACCACCGACGCAATGCGCCGGATCCCCATAAAATTGATGGTTTTTTCGGTCAGTTTAGCCATTGGCAAGCTTCCCTCCGATTGCAAGCTTTTCAACCTTGCGACCGCCGTAAATCATGTTAATGATGGCCCGACTGACCAGCAGCGCTGTAAACATCGAGGTCAGGATGCCGATACAGAGTGTCACGGCGAAGCCCTTGACCGGCCCGGAACCCATAGCGAATAGAATAATCGCGACCAGCAGCGTGGTGATGTTGGCATCGAAAATCGACACAAACGCCCGCGAGAAACCGGCGTTAATTGCACTCTGAGGCGGCACGCCCAGTCTGAGCTCTTCTTTTATGCGCTCGAATATCAGCACATTGGCGTCGACAGCCATACCGACGGTGAGAACGATACCGGCTATGCCCGGCAACGTTAACGTGGCGGAGAGGATCGACATGCACGCCACCAGCAGCATCAGGTTGATCGCCAGCGCAGTGTTGGCTACCAGACCAAAGAACCGGTAGTACACCAGCATGTACAGCAGAACCAGCGCTAAACCTACCGTGACGGACATCACACCTGCATCGATATTCTTTTGCCCAAGGCTTGGGCCAATCGTGCGCTCTTGAACAAAGTACATGGGCGCAGCCAGGGAGCCGGCCCGGAGCAAAAGCGCTAATTCCGCAGCTTCAGTGGTGGAATCCAGACCCGTAATGCGGAAAGAGCTGCCCAGCGTTGACTGGATAGTCGCCAAGCTAATAATACTCCGCTCAACTTTGCGCTCTTCAACCTCCCTCATTTCGCCGTCGACCCGTCTTTCCACGGTTTCTGTGCGATATTCGATGAAGAGCACAGCCATACGGCGCTTGATCGCATCCCGTG
Coding sequences:
- a CDS encoding inositol monophosphatase family protein — its product is MQPAIKMALRIARQGSEYLKAHFERQDPAASDDAGARQQLERAEASLYTNFSEQLQKAYKDHYIAPAGDIEASGHELSWHIFPLIGGENFLRGIPDFALALVQKKQDRAEHLLLVNPITGEEYSASRGHGAALNSRRIRMSGSQQMAKATVSTNVLNFTRETDEPLVWGELISTLAWESAQVRTCGCVLLDLARVSAGHLDSVVLFRPTAVELSLGLLLTHETGGLSGDFAGNPSSQGSHQLVIANPKLFKDVLKTLHPFRGRLPR
- the secF gene encoding protein translocase subunit SecF translates to MAKLTEKTINFMGIRRIASVVSLASVALSIVILAINGLNLGLDFTGGTSVEFSYEQAPSLEDVRQTLDEAGYDEFVVQNFGDETSVLVRLRQDFDDELASRITGDLRAAGDNLDMVRAEFVGSQVGDQLKEDSGLGLLLALFVVLIYVGMRFQFKFGVASVLPLAHDVIVVLGIFSLFQWTFDLSVLAALLAVIGYSLNDTIIVSDRIRENFRKLRTGTTEEVVNHSITETLSRTLNTSGTTLAVLLSLYFLGGEAIHNFSVALIIGIIVGTYSSIYVSANLLIVLGVTRDDLIVPPKEGAAGQEEEEQPPEWLNRM